In Devosia sp. XK-2, one DNA window encodes the following:
- a CDS encoding c-type cytochrome, whose protein sequence is MPEEEVIRVRRLTRWQRIGVAVLLVIGALILGSVIFVLSGVYNIAASRDHWSVTNFAITVLRDRSIATASSAIEVPPLDDPDLYRLGEQHVMGACSTCHGRPGRPLNPLYTHMTPSPPDLTGAMAHYSANEVFWIVSHGLKYTGMPAWPGSGRPDEVWSVVSYLDRLNGRPEIGANMSEEKIAAAQSFESCARCHGGEGTAPVSALVPRLEGLSEPYIARALAEYRSGIRASGFMAPVAHDMSEGEIEAFARYYSGLTVPRQDEPLRADDIAAGRQIAETGVAEDDVPACDSCHGGVNPQIPELRGQSARYLATQLKLWRNGGYRDASAQGRIMAVIGRRLGEAEAEAVSTYYAAQATDGGAP, encoded by the coding sequence ATGCCTGAGGAAGAGGTGATCAGGGTCCGGCGGTTGACACGCTGGCAGCGGATAGGCGTTGCCGTTCTTCTGGTGATCGGCGCCCTTATCCTGGGCAGCGTCATTTTCGTGCTTTCCGGCGTCTATAATATCGCAGCCTCGCGCGATCATTGGTCCGTCACGAATTTTGCGATCACGGTTCTGCGGGACCGTTCAATTGCGACGGCCTCCAGCGCGATTGAGGTCCCCCCGCTCGATGATCCGGATCTCTATCGCCTGGGCGAACAGCATGTGATGGGCGCCTGCTCCACCTGTCACGGCCGCCCGGGTCGGCCGCTCAATCCGCTCTATACCCATATGACGCCCAGCCCGCCGGACCTGACCGGCGCCATGGCGCATTATAGCGCCAATGAAGTGTTCTGGATTGTCAGCCACGGGCTCAAATATACCGGCATGCCGGCCTGGCCCGGCTCGGGGCGGCCCGACGAGGTCTGGTCGGTTGTCTCCTATCTCGACCGGTTGAACGGCCGACCGGAGATTGGCGCCAACATGAGCGAGGAGAAGATTGCGGCCGCGCAGTCCTTCGAGAGCTGCGCGCGATGTCATGGCGGTGAGGGCACGGCACCGGTCAGCGCCCTGGTGCCCCGGCTGGAGGGACTATCGGAGCCTTACATCGCGCGGGCGCTCGCGGAATATCGCAGCGGTATTCGCGCGAGCGGTTTCATGGCGCCGGTGGCGCATGACATGTCCGAGGGGGAGATCGAGGCCTTTGCCCGTTATTATTCGGGCTTGACCGTGCCCCGCCAGGACGAGCCCTTGCGGGCTGACGACATTGCGGCTGGCCGTCAGATCGCCGAAACGGGCGTGGCTGAGGACGATGTGCCTGCCTGCGATAGCTGCCATGGCGGGGTCAATCCACAGATCCCCGAGTTGCGGGGGCAGAGCGCGCGATATCTGGCGACGCAGCTCAAGCTCTGGCGCAATGGTGGCTACCGCGACGCCTCCGCGCAGGGCCGGATCATGGCGGTTATCGGCCGGCGCCTGGGAGAGGCGGAGGCCGAGGCAGTGAGCACCTATTACGCAGCGCAGGCAACGGACGGGGGGGCGCCATGA
- a CDS encoding c-type cytochrome — MRRAATILGPTLALAACSPQQSVLHPTGAEAGQISTLFWVMTGGGAVIFALVLLLAALAIFGSVGFRRRLAGEGVVKWLGIALPVTVLTVLLVYGFLILRAGGAVGGGEPTMRIAISGEQWWWRVTYQLPDGQRIESANEIHLPVGETVALELTTADVIHSFWAPRLAGKLDMIPGRTNVLTVTATEPGITRGQCAEYCGGAHAFMSFHVVAHEKEDFSAWLEAEAEPAQDPVNERGLNGQRLFSANGCGGCHSVRGTGADGTIGPDLTHVGGRHSLAAATLPNSAEAIARFIVNNQHIKPENRMPEYATFSETELADLALYLEGLR, encoded by the coding sequence ATGCGCCGCGCCGCCACAATTCTGGGCCCGACTCTGGCGCTCGCAGCCTGCTCGCCGCAGCAGTCGGTCCTGCACCCCACAGGCGCTGAGGCGGGGCAGATCAGCACGCTGTTCTGGGTCATGACTGGCGGTGGCGCGGTCATTTTCGCGCTGGTTCTGCTGCTGGCTGCTTTGGCTATTTTCGGGTCGGTTGGGTTTCGGCGGCGGTTGGCGGGGGAGGGTGTCGTCAAATGGCTGGGCATTGCCCTGCCGGTGACGGTGCTGACGGTGCTGCTGGTCTATGGCTTCCTGATCCTGCGGGCTGGTGGCGCCGTGGGGGGAGGCGAGCCGACCATGCGCATCGCCATTAGCGGCGAGCAGTGGTGGTGGCGGGTGACTTACCAATTGCCGGACGGGCAACGCATTGAAAGTGCGAATGAAATTCACCTGCCGGTGGGTGAGACCGTGGCCCTTGAATTGACCACTGCGGACGTCATTCACAGCTTCTGGGCGCCCCGCCTGGCGGGGAAATTGGATATGATTCCGGGGCGCACAAATGTGTTGACCGTGACCGCGACCGAGCCGGGGATCACCCGGGGGCAGTGCGCCGAATATTGCGGCGGGGCGCATGCTTTCATGTCGTTCCATGTGGTTGCCCACGAAAAAGAGGATTTCTCCGCCTGGCTCGAAGCGGAGGCAGAACCGGCCCAGGACCCCGTTAATGAACGAGGTCTGAACGGACAGCGCTTGTTTTCGGCCAATGGCTGCGGCGGATGTCACAGTGTGCGCGGCACCGGAGCGGACGGAACCATCGGCCCTGACCTCACTCATGTGGGCGGCCGGCATTCGCTGGCGGCGGCGACCCTGCCCAATAGTGCCGAAGCGATTGCCCGCTTCATCGTCAACAACCAGCACATCAAGCCCGAAAACCGGATGCCGGAATATGCCACCTTTTCCGAAACGGAACTGGCAGATCTTGCGCTCTATCTTGAAGGATTGCGCTAA
- a CDS encoding Ku protein, with protein sequence MPATRPIWKGQLRLSLVSIPVELFSAARRSAKPGFRQIHEPTGKPIHYEKVVAGVGPVDKDEIIKGFEYEKGDYVLLTDEEIDAVKLETRKTLELTQFVGACEIDPIYYDKTYFVVPSDELAEDAFRVIRDALRKTEKVGLGQLSMRGKEYLAAIKPSGTGLMLETLHYEEEIRKADPFFSQISGKKAEAELLEVATALIEKKTAPFDGGAFKDHYQNALRGLIKRKLKSKGRKITASEEEAAERPSGENVVDLMAALKQSLEGGGKKKAASGKASANKSASSRKKAS encoded by the coding sequence ATGCCCGCTACCCGCCCGATTTGGAAAGGCCAGCTGCGCCTGTCGCTTGTGTCCATCCCGGTGGAGCTGTTCAGCGCCGCGCGCAGGAGTGCCAAGCCAGGTTTCCGGCAGATCCACGAGCCGACCGGCAAGCCGATCCACTATGAAAAGGTCGTGGCCGGTGTGGGGCCGGTGGACAAGGACGAGATCATAAAAGGCTTCGAATATGAGAAGGGCGATTATGTCCTGCTCACCGACGAGGAGATCGATGCGGTCAAGCTTGAAACGCGCAAGACACTTGAGCTGACCCAGTTTGTCGGCGCCTGCGAGATCGACCCGATCTACTATGACAAAACCTATTTCGTCGTGCCGTCCGACGAACTGGCCGAGGATGCTTTCCGCGTCATTCGCGATGCTCTGCGTAAGACCGAAAAGGTGGGGTTGGGGCAACTGTCGATGCGAGGCAAGGAATATCTGGCCGCCATCAAGCCCAGTGGCACCGGGCTAATGCTGGAAACGCTGCATTATGAGGAAGAAATCCGCAAGGCCGATCCCTTTTTCTCGCAGATTTCGGGCAAGAAGGCGGAGGCTGAATTGCTCGAGGTGGCGACAGCGCTCATTGAAAAGAAGACGGCACCCTTCGACGGGGGCGCCTTCAAGGATCACTACCAGAATGCCCTGCGTGGCCTGATCAAGCGCAAACTGAAGTCCAAGGGCCGCAAGATCACAGCCAGCGAAGAGGAGGCCGCAGAGCGTCCGAGCGGTGAAAATGTGGTCGATCTCATGGCGGCGCTCAAGCAGAGCCTTGAAGGCGGCGGCAAGAAGAAAGCGGCATCGGGCAAAGCGTCGGCGAACAAGTCCGCCTCCTCGCGCAAGAAGGCGAGCTGA
- a CDS encoding cytochrome c oxidase assembly protein, whose protein sequence is MGHLSIHMAQHLVVMNLLVPAGIYFLARHWSLSGIWRWWPWATAAQLALIWGWHAPAALGAAMANPPLTLLMHISLAASAAWFWASIAGMPRQERWRAALALLITGKLFCLLGALLVFAPNALFGPPASHPQEVLSGAGLADQQMAGLVMLVACPLSYVTAGIVLAGRWFLSLDEDQGAHA, encoded by the coding sequence ATGGGTCATCTGTCCATTCACATGGCACAACATCTGGTGGTGATGAACCTGCTGGTGCCTGCCGGCATCTATTTTCTTGCTCGGCACTGGTCCCTGAGCGGCATCTGGCGCTGGTGGCCTTGGGCCACGGCGGCGCAACTTGCCCTGATCTGGGGATGGCATGCACCAGCCGCGCTCGGAGCCGCCATGGCCAATCCGCCGCTGACACTGTTGATGCATATCAGTCTGGCGGCGTCCGCGGCCTGGTTCTGGGCCTCAATCGCGGGGATGCCGCGGCAGGAACGCTGGCGTGCTGCCCTAGCTCTTCTGATCACCGGCAAGCTTTTCTGCCTGCTCGGCGCCCTGCTGGTTTTTGCGCCGAACGCGCTTTTCGGTCCGCCTGCTTCGCATCCGCAGGAGGTTTTGAGCGGGGCCGGGCTGGCCGACCAGCAAATGGCCGGCCTGGTCATGCTGGTTGCCTGTCCGCTGAGCTATGTCACGGCCGGTATCGTGCTGGCTGGGCGCTGGTTCCTATCCCTGGATGAGGACCAAGGGGCCCATGCCTGA
- the ligD gene encoding DNA ligase D, whose amino-acid sequence MAEGKAADLLKDYKAKRNFAKTQEPTGAAPKSGKAGRRAFVVQKHDATRLHYDFRIELDGVLKSWAVTRGPSNNPGDKRLAVRVEDHPLEYGGFEGTIPAGEYGGGTVMLWDHGTWEPIGDAHDGLEKGELKLRLFGERMKGEYVLAHMKGRDTKRANAPDRENWLLIKHRDSYARDKDTLTTRFTRSVASGRDFKQIASGAEPVKNSYVKADVVWHSDPKAVEEVDQKTRIGRPAARGKSPAFRPVQLATLVDSVPAGDGWLFEMKYDGYRCLASIEGETVRLFTRNGSDRTEQFGALIEPLQNLKIGSALIDGEICAFDQKGRTDFSTLKSVLSGGGRLEYFAFDLLEANGTDLTKRPLVERKAQLEKLLAKSGMKDPVQYSSHISGHGQNVLDALCREGHEGVIAKRADGPYRGERTRSWLKIKCVKRQEFVIGGWSPSRKRRGFASLLLGTWEGDKLLYRGRVGTGFSQDVSAEINEKFGKLARKTSPFDAVPKDRARDAKWVRPELVAEITYAELTADQILRHPSFVGLRGDKPAKEVRMEKSQALHDDGQAIADKLNIRLTSPNRVVYPGQGITKSQLVAYYEAVAQAMLPHIENRPLSLVRCPQGRAKHCFFQKHDTGGFPEQLHSRAIAEKDGESKDYFFVDDLAGLVAGTQMNVLEWHIWGSRFDNVEKPDRLVFDIDPDEGLDFSAVTSAALEIGDRLKDQGLASFPMVSGGKGIHVIVPLKPVAAWPEVKAFCKDFAQQMAADAPERFTANLSKAKRKGRLFIDYLRNERGSTAICPWSVRSRPGAPVATPVAWDEVGQLKAANAYSLAAAIERAGSERWPEYFNLSQSLTKS is encoded by the coding sequence ATGGCGGAAGGGAAAGCTGCGGATCTGCTCAAGGACTACAAGGCCAAGCGCAACTTCGCCAAGACGCAGGAGCCCACCGGTGCCGCGCCCAAAAGCGGCAAGGCCGGCCGCAGGGCTTTCGTCGTGCAAAAGCACGATGCCACGCGGCTCCATTATGACTTTCGCATTGAACTGGATGGTGTGCTCAAAAGCTGGGCCGTGACCAGGGGGCCGTCCAATAATCCGGGCGACAAGCGCCTTGCTGTCAGGGTGGAAGATCATCCGCTCGAATATGGCGGCTTTGAAGGGACAATTCCTGCGGGTGAATATGGTGGTGGCACGGTCATGTTGTGGGACCACGGTACATGGGAGCCGATCGGAGATGCTCATGATGGCCTTGAAAAGGGAGAGCTCAAGCTCCGCCTGTTCGGGGAGCGGATGAAGGGGGAATATGTCCTGGCGCATATGAAGGGGCGTGATACCAAACGCGCCAATGCGCCGGACCGTGAAAACTGGCTGCTGATCAAGCATCGCGATAGCTATGCCCGCGACAAGGACACGTTGACCACGCGCTTTACGCGCTCTGTTGCGAGCGGCCGCGATTTCAAGCAGATCGCCAGTGGTGCCGAGCCGGTCAAAAATAGCTACGTCAAAGCGGACGTGGTTTGGCATTCCGATCCGAAGGCAGTCGAAGAGGTCGACCAGAAGACGCGCATTGGGCGCCCGGCGGCTCGCGGCAAGAGCCCCGCCTTCCGGCCGGTCCAACTGGCGACCCTGGTCGATAGCGTGCCTGCCGGTGATGGCTGGCTGTTTGAAATGAAATATGATGGCTATCGTTGCCTGGCCTCTATCGAGGGCGAGACCGTTCGCCTGTTCACCCGCAATGGCTCGGATAGGACCGAGCAGTTCGGTGCCCTCATTGAACCGCTACAAAATCTCAAGATCGGGTCGGCGCTCATCGATGGCGAGATCTGCGCCTTTGACCAAAAAGGCCGCACGGATTTCTCGACCCTCAAATCGGTCCTCTCGGGAGGCGGACGATTGGAATATTTCGCCTTTGATCTGCTTGAGGCCAATGGCACCGACCTCACCAAGCGCCCACTGGTTGAGCGCAAGGCGCAGCTTGAAAAGCTCTTGGCCAAATCGGGCATGAAAGACCCCGTTCAATATTCCTCGCATATCAGCGGACATGGGCAGAATGTTCTGGATGCCCTATGCCGCGAGGGACATGAAGGGGTCATCGCTAAACGCGCGGATGGCCCCTATCGGGGAGAGCGCACCAGGAGCTGGCTCAAGATCAAATGTGTGAAGCGCCAGGAATTCGTCATTGGCGGCTGGTCCCCATCGCGCAAGAGGCGCGGATTTGCCTCCCTGCTGCTGGGCACTTGGGAAGGGGACAAATTGCTCTATCGCGGCCGCGTGGGTACTGGCTTCAGCCAGGACGTATCGGCCGAAATAAATGAGAAGTTCGGTAAGCTGGCGCGCAAGACCAGTCCATTTGATGCTGTGCCCAAGGATCGGGCGCGCGATGCCAAATGGGTCAGGCCGGAACTGGTTGCCGAAATCACTTATGCCGAGCTGACGGCCGACCAGATTTTGCGTCATCCCAGCTTTGTCGGCCTGCGTGGCGACAAGCCGGCAAAGGAGGTTCGCATGGAAAAAAGCCAGGCCCTGCACGATGATGGCCAAGCCATTGCCGACAAGCTAAATATCCGCCTGACCTCGCCCAACCGTGTCGTCTATCCGGGCCAGGGCATCACCAAGTCGCAATTGGTCGCCTATTACGAGGCGGTGGCGCAGGCCATGCTGCCCCATATTGAAAACCGGCCGCTAAGCCTGGTGCGCTGCCCACAGGGCCGCGCCAAACACTGCTTTTTCCAGAAGCACGATACGGGCGGTTTCCCCGAGCAGCTTCACTCCCGCGCCATTGCGGAGAAGGACGGGGAGAGCAAGGACTACTTCTTTGTCGATGATCTGGCGGGCCTGGTGGCCGGCACGCAGATGAATGTCCTGGAATGGCACATCTGGGGCTCGCGCTTTGACAATGTCGAAAAGCCCGACCGGCTGGTCTTTGACATCGATCCCGATGAGGGGCTGGATTTTTCCGCCGTGACCAGTGCCGCGCTCGAGATAGGCGACCGCCTCAAGGATCAGGGCCTTGCCAGCTTTCCGATGGTATCCGGTGGCAAGGGTATCCATGTCATCGTGCCGCTCAAGCCGGTTGCCGCCTGGCCGGAGGTCAAGGCATTTTGCAAGGACTTCGCCCAGCAGATGGCCGCGGACGCGCCCGAGCGTTTCACGGCCAATCTGTCCAAGGCCAAGCGCAAGGGCCGTCTGTTCATTGATTATCTGCGCAATGAGCGCGGCTCGACGGCCATTTGCCCCTGGTCCGTCCGTTCACGCCCCGGCGCGCCAGTTGCCACACCGGTGGCCTGGGATGAAGTGGGGCAATTAAAGGCGGCCAATGCTTACTCTCTGGCGGCGGCGATTGAGCGGGCCGGCTCCGAGCGCTGGCCGGAATATTTCAACCTCAGCCAATCCCTGACCAAGTCGTGA